A genomic window from Flavobacterium sp. I3-2 includes:
- a CDS encoding DUF4290 domain-containing protein yields MKFNPKEAIQELEYNASRPDLILPEYGRHLHKLIDQITKIEDKETRNKAANYVIDIMGSMNPHLRDVPDFQHKLWDQLFKMSKFKLDVDSPYPTPNEDSISIKPAELSYPQNFPKYRFYGNNITYMINKALSWEPGEMRDALIIVIANHMKKSYLSWNKETVADEVIFDHLYDLSNGAIDLAKSTENLSNSSDLIRVNKKQTNKSNFSSNNKNHSHNNNNNGKQKRFVKPNNGQNNNNQNTRKG; encoded by the coding sequence ATGAAATTTAATCCAAAAGAAGCCATTCAAGAATTGGAATATAATGCAAGTCGACCTGATTTAATATTACCAGAATACGGTCGTCATTTGCATAAATTAATTGATCAAATTACTAAAATTGAAGATAAAGAAACTCGTAATAAAGCAGCAAATTATGTCATTGATATTATGGGAAGTATGAACCCGCACTTACGTGATGTTCCTGATTTTCAACATAAGCTTTGGGATCAATTGTTTAAAATGTCTAAATTCAAATTAGATGTTGATTCTCCATATCCAACTCCAAATGAAGATTCAATTTCAATAAAACCTGCTGAATTATCATATCCGCAAAATTTTCCTAAATATCGTTTTTATGGAAATAACATAACTTATATGATCAATAAAGCATTGAGCTGGGAACCTGGTGAAATGCGAGATGCATTGATTATTGTTATTGCAAATCACATGAAGAAAAGCTATTTGAGTTGGAATAAAGAAACGGTTGCTGATGAGGTTATTTTTGATCATTTATACGATCTTTCTAACGGAGCAATTGATTTAGCAAAATCTACTGAAAATTTATCAAATTCTTCAGATTTAATTCGTGTAAATAAAAAACAAACGAACAAAAGTAATTTTAGTTCAAATAATAAAAACCACTCGCATAACAATAATAATAACGGAAAACAAAAACGTTTTGTTAAGCCAAACAACGGTCAGAATAACAATAATCAAAATACAAGAAAAGGATAA
- a CDS encoding DUF493 family protein — MDQKTEEFYVRLKQELENTTENWPLEYLYKFIVPATEENVKFIDNTFNALGAVITTNQSKTGKYTSVSVNVVMPNADLIIEKYKEVSSIEGIISL, encoded by the coding sequence ATGGATCAGAAGACAGAAGAGTTTTATGTAAGACTAAAACAAGAACTAGAAAACACTACAGAAAATTGGCCTTTAGAATATTTATATAAATTTATTGTTCCAGCTACTGAAGAGAATGTCAAATTTATTGATAATACTTTTAATGCTTTAGGGGCAGTGATTACAACAAATCAATCTAAAACCGGAAAATACACAAGTGTTTCTGTTAATGTTGTAATGCCAAATGCTGATTTAATTATTGAAAAATATAAAGAAGTTTCTTCTATTGAAGGAATTATATCTTTATAA
- a CDS encoding AAA family ATPase — translation MSKQIILLIGGPGSGKTTIIDGLSERGYICYPEISREVTLEAKKKGIDQLFLKEPLLFSELLLEGRIKQFNNALNETSDIVFIDRGIPDVLAYMHYIGDSYPSEFHEACKTHIYTKIFILPPWEDIFISDNERYENFGQAQLIHDHLIETYESYGYTLNEVPKADLDTRIEYILGQL, via the coding sequence GTGAGCAAACAAATTATATTACTTATCGGCGGACCAGGTTCGGGTAAAACTACCATCATCGATGGGTTATCAGAACGCGGTTATATTTGTTATCCTGAAATTTCAAGAGAAGTAACTCTAGAAGCTAAGAAAAAAGGAATTGATCAATTATTTTTAAAAGAACCTCTTTTATTTAGTGAATTACTTCTTGAAGGTAGAATAAAACAATTTAATAATGCATTAAATGAAACTTCCGATATTGTATTCATTGACAGAGGAATTCCGGATGTTCTAGCTTACATGCATTACATTGGAGATTCATATCCTTCTGAATTTCACGAAGCTTGCAAAACTCATATTTATACAAAAATTTTTATTTTACCACCTTGGGAAGATATTTTCATAAGTGATAATGAACGTTATGAAAATTTTGGTCAAGCGCAACTTATCCACGATCATTTAATCGAAACCTATGAAAGCTATGGATACACTTTAAATGAAGTTCCGAAAGCAGATTTAGATACAAGAATAGAATATATTCTAGGTCAGTTGTAA
- a CDS encoding ATP-dependent DNA helicase RecQ, with protein sequence MFEAQHLLKKYWDYDSFRSPQEAIIKSVLDKKDTFALLPTGGGKSICFQIPALLFEGICLVVSPLIALMDDQVNNLKQRGIKATSLAGSLSTEEISNILDNCQFGNFKFLYLSPERLKQDWIFERITNLPVDLIAIDEAHCVSQWGHDFRPSYLEIGNLKDYFPKTPFIALTASANERVKTDIIENLRLNNPQIFKKSFKRKEIAYGVYISDNSESLLHRILIKQPDTAIVYVRNRRMTVEISNILKNFGIKADYFHGGLNSKEKKQKLEKWLDEEVQVMVSTNAFGMGIDKGNVKNVIHLQIPENIESYYQEAGRAGRNGEKAFATVLISQSNIEKYKLQFYDGIIDKDFLVLVYKKFVNYNQIAYGEGFEQIIDFNLKTFCEKFKLPVNKTYQAFLFLDRQGIITLSQNFSYKTYIHFVVSNDEILNYMHLNPFEEKLFIHIIHNYRGTNEIETNIDLRAISKKINIPELKIIEIINSWQNKGLCTFSNLDNDTTIVLNEIREDEITINRAIKHLKQQNKIKLQQFDAMVDYIENQDICKSRLILEYFDESLAEDCKICSVCTSKRKEKQVFFSKENFKIKILDLLKDNEIDSLEIQNHTKLTSDLLIEILNELIDEEKITYNNIKYKLK encoded by the coding sequence TTGTTTGAAGCACAACATTTATTAAAAAAATATTGGGATTATGATTCTTTCAGATCTCCACAAGAAGCAATTATCAAATCCGTTTTAGATAAGAAAGATACTTTTGCACTTTTACCAACAGGCGGTGGAAAAAGTATTTGTTTCCAAATTCCAGCTTTACTTTTTGAAGGAATTTGCTTAGTGGTTTCACCATTAATCGCTTTAATGGATGATCAAGTAAACAATCTAAAACAACGTGGAATTAAAGCAACATCTCTTGCTGGAAGTTTATCAACCGAAGAAATTTCAAACATTTTAGATAATTGCCAATTCGGAAATTTTAAATTTCTTTACCTTTCACCAGAACGCTTAAAACAGGATTGGATTTTTGAACGGATTACCAACCTTCCTGTAGATTTAATTGCGATAGACGAAGCGCATTGTGTTTCACAATGGGGACATGACTTTCGTCCCTCTTACCTAGAAATAGGTAATTTAAAAGATTATTTTCCTAAAACACCTTTTATTGCTTTAACAGCTTCTGCAAATGAAAGAGTCAAAACAGATATTATTGAAAATTTACGTTTAAATAATCCTCAAATTTTCAAAAAAAGTTTCAAGCGCAAAGAAATAGCTTACGGAGTTTATATCTCAGATAATTCAGAATCTTTGTTGCATCGTATTCTAATCAAACAGCCTGACACAGCAATCGTTTATGTTCGAAATAGACGCATGACCGTTGAAATTTCTAACATTTTAAAAAACTTTGGAATTAAAGCAGATTATTTTCATGGTGGATTAAATTCAAAAGAAAAAAAACAAAAATTAGAAAAATGGCTTGATGAAGAAGTTCAAGTAATGGTTTCTACGAATGCTTTTGGAATGGGAATTGACAAAGGAAATGTAAAAAACGTCATTCATTTACAAATTCCTGAAAATATTGAAAGTTATTATCAAGAAGCCGGTAGAGCTGGTAGAAATGGTGAGAAAGCATTCGCAACTGTTCTAATAAGTCAATCAAATATTGAAAAATATAAATTGCAATTTTATGATGGAATTATTGACAAAGATTTTTTAGTTCTTGTTTATAAAAAATTCGTTAATTATAATCAAATTGCATATGGCGAAGGTTTTGAACAAATCATTGATTTCAATTTGAAAACCTTTTGCGAAAAATTTAAACTTCCTGTAAACAAAACCTATCAGGCTTTTTTATTTTTGGATAGACAAGGAATCATTACCTTATCTCAGAATTTTTCATACAAAACTTACATTCATTTTGTTGTTTCAAATGATGAAATCTTGAATTACATGCATTTGAATCCTTTTGAAGAAAAACTTTTTATTCATATTATTCATAATTACAGAGGAACAAACGAAATTGAAACCAATATTGATTTAAGAGCGATTTCTAAAAAAATTAATATCCCAGAATTAAAAATTATTGAAATCATAAATTCTTGGCAAAACAAGGGACTTTGTACTTTTTCAAATTTAGACAATGACACGACAATTGTTTTAAATGAAATTCGCGAAGATGAAATAACGATAAATCGTGCGATAAAACATCTGAAACAACAAAACAAAATCAAACTTCAGCAATTCGATGCTATGGTTGACTATATCGAAAATCAAGATATTTGTAAAAGCAGATTAATCTTAGAATATTTTGATGAATCATTAGCTGAAGATTGCAAAATTTGTTCGGTTTGCACATCAAAAAGAAAAGAAAAGCAAGTCTTTTTTTCAAAAGAAAATTTCAAAATAAAAATTTTAGACCTTTTAAAAGACAACGAAATAGATTCATTAGAAATTCAAAATCACACGAAATTAACATCTGATTTATTAATAGAAATTTTAAATGAATTAATTGACGAGGAAAAAATAACATATAACAACATCAAATATAAATTAAAATAA
- the fmt gene encoding methionyl-tRNA formyltransferase, whose product MEKLRIVFMGTPDFAVGILDAIYKNNYEIVGVITAPDKPAGRGQKLSVSAVKEYALANNLHLLQPTNLKSEVFLEELKALKANLQVVVAFRMLPEVVWKMPTLGTFNLHASLLPDYRGAAPINWAIINGETKTGVSTFFIDEKIDTGAIILKKETDILSKETAGELHDKLMHLGCEAVIETLKLIEEKNVVTEIQPEKEEKTAYKLNKDNCKINWNQESELIFNHIRGLHPYPTAWTFFNDEGKEWNVKIYDTEVILEKHHLKPGTIISDKKNLKIATTDGFIDVISLQFPGKKKMNIKDLLNGISFTTAAFCN is encoded by the coding sequence ATGGAAAAATTACGAATCGTTTTTATGGGCACTCCTGATTTTGCAGTTGGAATCTTAGATGCCATTTATAAAAATAATTACGAAATAGTTGGAGTAATTACTGCACCAGATAAACCAGCCGGACGAGGACAAAAACTTTCTGTTTCTGCGGTTAAAGAATATGCTTTGGCAAACAATTTACATTTATTACAACCAACAAATTTAAAATCTGAAGTTTTTTTAGAAGAACTAAAAGCACTAAAAGCCAACCTGCAAGTAGTTGTTGCTTTTAGAATGTTACCAGAAGTTGTTTGGAAAATGCCAACTCTAGGAACATTTAATTTACATGCTTCGCTTCTACCAGATTATCGAGGAGCGGCACCTATTAATTGGGCAATTATCAATGGAGAAACAAAAACTGGAGTTTCTACATTTTTTATCGATGAAAAAATTGACACTGGAGCAATCATTTTGAAAAAAGAAACAGACATTTTATCAAAAGAAACTGCTGGTGAATTACATGACAAATTGATGCATTTAGGTTGCGAAGCAGTTATCGAAACTTTAAAATTGATTGAAGAAAAAAACGTTGTAACAGAAATTCAACCTGAAAAAGAAGAAAAAACAGCTTATAAACTGAATAAAGACAATTGCAAAATCAATTGGAATCAAGAATCTGAGCTTATTTTTAACCATATTAGAGGTTTACATCCATATCCAACAGCTTGGACATTTTTCAATGACGAAGGCAAAGAATGGAATGTAAAAATCTATGATACTGAAGTAATTTTAGAAAAACATCATTTAAAACCTGGTACAATTATTAGTGACAAAAAGAACTTAAAAATCGCTACAACCGACGGTTTCATTGACGTTATCAGTTTACAATTTCCTGGAAAAAAGAAAATGAACATTAAAGATTTATTAAACGGTATTAGTTTCACAACTGCAGCATTTTGCAATTAA
- a CDS encoding HU family DNA-binding protein — protein sequence MYLTNKKKDYMNKTDLIDAIAADAGITKVAAKSALETFLKNVSETLKKGDKVALVGFGSWSVSKREAREGRNPQTGKAIAIAAKNVVKFKAGADLEASVNTAPAKKKK from the coding sequence ATTTATTTAACCAATAAAAAAAAAGATTATATGAACAAAACTGATTTAATTGATGCAATTGCAGCAGATGCAGGTATCACAAAAGTAGCAGCTAAAAGCGCATTAGAGACATTCTTAAAAAACGTATCTGAAACTTTGAAAAAAGGAGATAAAGTTGCATTAGTAGGATTTGGATCTTGGTCAGTATCTAAAAGAGAAGCAAGAGAAGGAAGAAACCCTCAAACAGGAAAAGCAATTGCAATTGCTGCAAAAAATGTAGTAAAATTCAAAGCTGGCGCAGATTTAGAAGCTTCAGTTAATACTGCACCTGCTAAGAAGAAAAAATAA
- a CDS encoding YqgE/AlgH family protein: MNISKIKIGNLVIADANILNDLNFNRAVILLSEYNSNGSLGFILNKKLNIKLKDVILNTDCNFSIYYGGPVEPENLYFIHNKPELIPNSIEIADGIFWGGDFNKIIESINNKLLKKSDIRFFLGYTGWDFEQLDNEIATNSWLIKNNIFASNILKKVPSNLWKELMMTFGNNQIIWCNAPEDPVLN; the protein is encoded by the coding sequence ATGAATATTAGCAAAATAAAAATCGGTAACCTTGTAATTGCTGATGCAAATATTTTGAATGATTTGAATTTTAATCGAGCTGTCATTTTATTGTCAGAATATAACTCGAATGGAAGTTTAGGCTTTATTTTAAACAAAAAATTAAACATTAAACTAAAAGATGTCATTCTTAACACAGATTGCAATTTCAGTATTTACTATGGTGGACCTGTTGAACCTGAAAACTTATACTTTATACATAATAAGCCCGAACTTATACCAAACAGTATTGAAATCGCTGATGGAATTTTTTGGGGAGGAGATTTCAATAAAATTATTGAATCTATAAATAATAAACTTTTAAAAAAATCAGATATTCGTTTCTTTTTAGGTTATACGGGTTGGGACTTTGAACAATTGGACAACGAAATCGCAACTAATTCATGGCTAATCAAAAATAATATTTTTGCAAGTAATATATTAAAAAAAGTTCCTTCCAATTTATGGAAAGAACTTATGATGACTTTTGGAAATAACCAAATTATTTGGTGTAATGCGCCTGAAGATCCAGTTTTAAATTAA
- a CDS encoding aminotransferase class IV: protein MINFNGDLVQNSNQSIENNRGFLFGDAVFETLKVLDNKILFLEDHYFRLMASMRVLRMEIPMNFTMEYMEEQIMKTISNFDKNAISYRVRITFFRDSEGLYLPLNNNLTKFLIQVSPLENGTYINDIKDYEIEIYKDFYVTKQLLSSLKTTNKLINVTASIFANENQYQNCLLINNEKNIVEAINSNIFIINGKTIKTPPISDGCVNGIIRKQIIELISKSEEFELEEVSVSPFELQKADEIFLTNIISGIQSVSKYKKKEYTNEIANKLLVKLNAKIRLA from the coding sequence ATGATAAATTTTAACGGAGATTTGGTTCAAAATTCGAATCAAAGTATTGAAAATAATAGAGGTTTTTTATTTGGTGACGCTGTTTTCGAAACTTTAAAAGTTTTAGATAATAAAATATTATTTTTAGAAGATCATTATTTTAGATTAATGGCTTCAATGCGTGTTCTTAGAATGGAAATTCCAATGAATTTTACAATGGAATACATGGAAGAACAAATAATGAAAACTATTTCTAATTTCGATAAAAATGCAATTTCTTATCGTGTTCGAATTACATTTTTTAGAGATTCTGAAGGATTGTATTTACCACTTAATAATAATTTGACAAAATTTTTAATTCAAGTTTCTCCATTAGAAAACGGAACTTATATTAATGATATAAAAGATTATGAAATTGAAATTTACAAAGATTTTTATGTAACCAAGCAATTGTTGTCTTCATTAAAAACGACTAATAAATTAATAAACGTTACGGCTTCAATTTTCGCAAATGAAAATCAATACCAAAATTGTTTATTAATCAACAACGAAAAAAATATTGTCGAAGCTATAAATTCTAATATTTTTATAATAAACGGGAAAACAATCAAAACGCCACCGATTTCAGATGGTTGTGTAAATGGAATTATCAGAAAACAAATCATAGAATTGATTTCAAAATCTGAAGAATTTGAATTAGAAGAAGTTTCTGTTTCACCTTTTGAACTGCAAAAAGCAGATGAAATATTTTTAACTAATATAATTTCAGGAATACAATCTGTTTCTAAATATAAAAAGAAAGAATACACTAACGAAATAGCAAATAAATTATTAGTAAAATTAAATGCGAAAATTAGATTAGCTTAA
- a CDS encoding START-like domain-containing protein, which translates to MKVKLELEFSINSSPQLLYQYISSPSGLSEWFADNVNSRGEFFDFEWDETIEKAKLSNKKTDEKIKFRWLDDNGSETEYYFELKIVKDELTKDVILVITDFAEEDDIDGHSLLWEKQISDLKKVLGSA; encoded by the coding sequence ATGAAAGTAAAATTAGAATTAGAATTTTCAATCAATTCTTCTCCTCAATTGTTGTATCAATACATTTCAAGTCCTTCTGGATTATCAGAATGGTTTGCAGATAATGTGAATTCAAGAGGTGAGTTTTTTGATTTTGAATGGGACGAAACAATCGAAAAAGCCAAGTTATCTAACAAGAAAACAGATGAAAAAATTAAGTTCAGATGGTTAGACGATAATGGTAGTGAAACCGAATACTATTTTGAATTAAAAATTGTAAAAGATGAACTAACTAAAGATGTTATTTTAGTTATAACAGATTTTGCAGAAGAAGACGATATTGATGGTCATTCATTGCTTTGGGAAAAGCAAATTTCAGATTTAAAAAAGGTTTTAGGGTCTGCATAA
- a CDS encoding DEAD/DEAH box helicase, which yields MKLKKINEDLKEGLINAGLTEPTKILKESFGTIKSGNDVVILCDDASEREDIIVINTIQRLEKEFMQSPRALIVVKDKPEVLRMLEKFETYGKYTTLRFFGVHEKTNLDEDKNNISVGIDVLIGTPERLNLMFGSAGFDVNQLKMFVIDTLDDLLRVRLEPKLYRLSESIGKTQRVYLANDDYEKLDPFVDKTMMDSYWFSNEEDEDEYLD from the coding sequence ATGAAATTAAAAAAAATAAACGAAGATTTAAAAGAAGGTTTAATTAATGCTGGATTAACCGAACCAACCAAAATACTGAAAGAATCTTTTGGAACGATTAAAAGCGGAAACGATGTAGTTATTCTTTGCGACGACGCAAGTGAACGTGAAGATATTATTGTGATAAATACTATACAGCGTTTAGAAAAGGAATTTATGCAATCTCCAAGAGCATTGATTGTTGTTAAAGATAAACCTGAAGTTTTACGAATGTTAGAAAAATTTGAAACTTATGGTAAATACACAACTTTACGTTTTTTTGGTGTTCACGAGAAAACAAATTTAGATGAAGATAAAAACAATATTTCTGTTGGTATAGATGTTTTGATTGGTACGCCAGAACGATTGAATTTGATGTTCGGTTCTGCTGGATTCGATGTAAATCAATTAAAAATGTTTGTGATTGATACGCTTGACGATTTATTACGCGTACGTCTTGAGCCAAAATTATATCGTTTATCTGAAAGTATTGGAAAAACACAACGTGTGTATTTAGCAAATGATGATTATGAAAAATTAGATCCATTTGTAGATAAAACGATGATGGACTCGTACTGGTTTTCAAACGAAGAAGATGAAGACGAATACCTTGACTAA
- a CDS encoding sigma-54-dependent transcriptional regulator: MSKILIIEDEAAIRRVLSKILSEENEQYQVFEAEDGFQGLEKIKSEDFDLVICDIKMPKMDGEEVLQEAKKIKPEIPFVMISGHGDLETAVNTMRLGAFDYISKPPDLNRLLNTVRNALDKKTLVVENTRLKKKVSKNYQMIGESEAIIQIKEMIDKVAQTDARVLITGPNGTGKELVAHNLHEKSPRADFSLIEVNCAAIPSELIESELFGHVKGAFTSAVKDRAGKFEAANKGTIFLDEIGDMSLPAQAKVLRALQENVITRVGADKDIKVDVRVIAATNKDLRKEIEEGRFREDLYHRLAVILIKVPGLNDRRSDIPMLIEHFTNKIAEENGTAPKLFSKEAIELLQEYDWTGNIRELRNVVERLIILGGKEISKADVQMFASK, encoded by the coding sequence ATGTCTAAAATATTAATAATTGAAGATGAAGCTGCAATTCGCAGAGTATTATCAAAAATTTTATCAGAAGAAAACGAACAATATCAAGTGTTTGAAGCTGAAGATGGATTTCAAGGTTTAGAAAAAATTAAATCAGAAGATTTTGATTTGGTTATTTGCGACATCAAAATGCCTAAAATGGATGGCGAAGAAGTTTTGCAAGAAGCAAAGAAAATCAAACCCGAAATTCCGTTTGTAATGATTTCTGGGCATGGAGATTTAGAAACTGCCGTAAATACAATGCGTTTGGGAGCTTTTGATTATATTTCAAAACCACCGGATTTAAATCGTTTATTAAATACGGTTCGAAATGCCTTAGATAAAAAAACATTGGTAGTTGAAAACACACGATTAAAAAAGAAAGTGAGCAAAAATTATCAAATGATAGGCGAGAGCGAAGCTATAATTCAAATCAAAGAAATGATTGATAAAGTTGCGCAAACCGATGCTCGTGTTTTAATTACTGGTCCAAACGGAACAGGTAAAGAATTAGTCGCTCATAATTTGCATGAAAAAAGTCCACGTGCCGATTTTTCTTTGATTGAGGTTAACTGCGCAGCAATTCCTTCAGAACTTATCGAAAGTGAATTATTTGGACATGTAAAAGGTGCTTTTACTTCTGCAGTTAAAGACCGCGCAGGAAAATTTGAGGCAGCAAACAAGGGAACTATTTTCTTAGATGAAATTGGAGATATGAGTTTACCTGCTCAAGCTAAGGTTTTGCGTGCTTTACAAGAAAATGTAATTACGCGTGTTGGAGCAGATAAAGATATTAAAGTCGATGTTCGTGTGATTGCTGCAACGAATAAAGATTTGCGTAAAGAAATTGAAGAAGGTCGTTTCCGTGAAGATTTATACCATCGATTGGCAGTAATTTTAATCAAAGTTCCTGGGTTAAACGATCGCAGATCGGATATTCCCATGTTGATTGAGCATTTTACCAATAAAATTGCTGAAGAAAACGGAACTGCTCCTAAATTGTTTTCTAAAGAAGCTATTGAATTACTTCAAGAATACGATTGGACAGGAAATATCCGTGAATTAAGAAACGTAGTTGAAAGATTAATAATATTAGGCGGAAAAGAAATTTCTAAAGCCGATGTTCAAATGTTTGCATCTAAATAA
- a CDS encoding ABC transporter permease, producing MGVLSLIIKREFISKVRNKSFIIMTFVSPLLFVAFAVLVGYLSTLRSETKHIGIHDESGIFFQEFKSNDLFKYTDVSLIDEKVLKDSVSLKAYEGILFIPKVDDLKDYEKAIQYVSDESPSMQFVSDLEKTMAKKITRLNLTNSGIDTLKIDEAQADISVHLVKASGEETVKGLNEIKIAIGAIFGYLIMMFIIIYGNMVMRSVIEEKTNRIIEIIISSVKPIYLMMGKIIGTTLAGILQFSIWAIVGGILMLIANTVFGLNTSSPSMDMVAQLSPDVVSTIQLYLKEIAMLPIGSLIFFFLIYFIGGYFLYSSLYAAIGAAVDNETDTQQFLFPIIAPLMLAVYIGFFTVMNEPHGTVATVFSMIPLTSPIVMLMRIPFGVPIEQIIISIVLLFATFIGIVWFAAKIYRVGILMHGKKPTWKELLKWIKY from the coding sequence ATGGGAGTTTTATCATTAATTATAAAAAGAGAATTTATTTCGAAAGTTCGTAATAAATCATTCATAATAATGACATTTGTTAGTCCATTATTATTTGTTGCTTTTGCTGTTTTAGTTGGATATTTAAGCACTTTACGTTCAGAAACTAAACATATCGGAATTCATGATGAATCTGGTATTTTCTTTCAAGAATTTAAATCAAACGATTTATTTAAATACACCGATGTTTCTTTAATTGACGAAAAAGTTTTAAAAGACAGCGTTTCATTAAAAGCTTATGAAGGAATTTTATTTATTCCTAAAGTTGATGATTTAAAAGATTACGAAAAAGCAATTCAATACGTTTCTGACGAAAGTCCAAGTATGCAATTTGTTTCTGATTTAGAGAAAACTATGGCAAAAAAAATCACTCGATTAAATTTGACCAATAGCGGAATTGATACATTAAAAATTGACGAAGCGCAAGCAGATATTTCGGTTCATTTGGTAAAAGCTTCGGGCGAAGAAACGGTTAAAGGTTTAAATGAAATTAAAATTGCCATTGGTGCTATTTTCGGATATTTGATTATGATGTTCATCATCATTTACGGAAACATGGTCATGCGTAGCGTTATCGAAGAAAAAACAAACCGAATCATCGAAATTATTATTTCTTCGGTTAAACCGATTTACTTGATGATGGGTAAAATTATCGGAACCACTTTAGCTGGAATTTTACAATTCTCAATTTGGGCTATCGTTGGCGGAATTCTTATGTTAATTGCAAACACAGTTTTTGGATTAAATACCTCGTCACCTTCAATGGATATGGTTGCACAACTAAGTCCAGATGTAGTTTCAACGATTCAATTGTATCTAAAAGAAATTGCTATGTTGCCAATTGGTAGTTTAATATTTTTCTTTTTGATTTATTTTATCGGAGGATATTTTCTATACAGTTCACTTTACGCAGCCATTGGCGCAGCGGTGGATAACGAAACAGATACGCAACAATTTTTATTTCCGATAATTGCACCATTGATGTTAGCTGTTTATATCGGTTTTTTTACAGTTATGAATGAGCCACACGGAACCGTTGCAACTGTTTTTTCTATGATTCCATTAACATCGCCAATTGTAATGTTAATGCGTATTCCTTTTGGAGTTCCGATAGAACAAATAATTATTTCAATTGTTTTATTATTTGCTACCTTTATAGGAATTGTTTGGTTTGCTGCAAAGATTTATCGTGTTGGAATTTTAATGCACGGTAAAAAACCAACTTGGAAAGAATTACTTAAATGGATAAAATATTAG
- a CDS encoding ABC transporter ATP-binding protein, whose translation MKNILEVQNVIKKYGEKVALNNVSLNIPQGSIFGLLGPNGAGKTSLIRIINQITFPDSGTIYLDGEKLSQHHVKHIGYMPEERGLYKSMKVGEQALYLAQLKGLSKSEAEKQLKYWFDKLEISDWWGKKIQELSKGMAQKIQFVVTVLHQPKLLIFDEPFSGFDPVNANIIKDEILELKKKGSTIIFSTHRMESVEEMCDEIALIHKSNKLIDGKVVDVKKDFRTNTYQVGIQANESERFKSILASQFDFEETNFKSLNNELQLNVNLGSKTANDLMEILIQNGQITHFTENIPSINDIFIQTVSSK comes from the coding sequence ATGAAAAACATTCTTGAAGTTCAAAATGTTATAAAAAAATACGGAGAAAAGGTCGCTTTAAATAACGTTTCTCTAAATATACCTCAAGGTAGTATTTTTGGATTATTAGGTCCAAACGGTGCTGGTAAAACATCACTTATCCGAATTATCAATCAGATTACTTTTCCTGATTCAGGAACTATATATTTAGATGGTGAAAAGTTAAGTCAACATCATGTTAAACATATTGGTTATATGCCCGAAGAACGCGGTTTATATAAAAGTATGAAAGTAGGTGAACAAGCACTTTATCTGGCTCAATTAAAAGGCTTATCAAAATCTGAAGCAGAAAAACAATTAAAATATTGGTTCGATAAATTAGAAATTTCTGATTGGTGGGGAAAAAAAATTCAAGAGTTATCAAAAGGAATGGCGCAAAAAATTCAATTTGTAGTAACGGTTTTGCATCAGCCTAAATTATTGATTTTTGATGAACCTTTTTCTGGATTTGACCCTGTAAATGCAAATATTATCAAAGATGAAATTCTAGAACTAAAGAAAAAAGGAAGTACCATTATTTTTTCGACACATCGTATGGAAAGTGTTGAAGAAATGTGCGATGAAATTGCTTTAATTCATAAATCTAATAAATTGATTGACGGCAAAGTTGTTGATGTTAAAAAGGATTTTAGAACAAATACCTATCAAGTTGGAATTCAAGCTAATGAATCAGAAAGGTTTAAATCTATTTTAGCTTCTCAATTTGATTTTGAAGAAACGAACTTTAAAAGTTTAAATAACGAGTTGCAATTAAACGTAAATTTGGGTTCTAAAACAGCAAATGATTTGATGGAAATCTTAATTCAAAATGGACAAATCACTCATTTTACAGAAAATATTCCGAGCATAAATGATATTTTTATTCAAACAGTAAGTTCAAAATAA